One genomic window of Ottowia oryzae includes the following:
- a CDS encoding NAD(P)/FAD-dependent oxidoreductase codes for MNATPHIVIIGGGAVGSAVAAGLTLPARQAAFACRVTVLERDPSYARASSALSASSIRQQFSTAVNIAISAYGIEVLRAMPGIGLHEGGYLYLATPAGEAALRDNHALQRAHGVDVALLTPEQLRQRFGWLSTDGLAQGSLGLSGEGWFDGYSLLQAFRAQARAQGARYVQAEALGFDSKNNGQRTTIQRVQLSNQEHLDADIVVNAAGPWARHVAAWAGIDLPVAARRRTVFHVSCPKPLPTCPLLIDPSGIWLRPEGSGFLIGLAPPEGEDADDLPLDQPDLAAFEAIVWPTLAARIPAFEALRLQRAWAGYYEMNTFDHNAIVGLHPTCANLVFANGFSGHGLQQAPAVGRGVAELIATGGYQTLDLSPLGWARVLQGQPLLERNVI; via the coding sequence TCACATCGTCATCATCGGCGGCGGCGCGGTGGGCAGCGCGGTGGCGGCTGGCCTGACCTTGCCTGCGCGGCAGGCGGCGTTTGCCTGCCGCGTGACGGTGCTTGAGCGCGACCCCAGCTACGCGCGCGCGTCGTCGGCGCTGTCGGCCTCATCCATCCGGCAGCAGTTTTCCACCGCCGTCAACATCGCCATCTCGGCCTACGGCATCGAGGTGCTGCGCGCGATGCCCGGCATCGGCTTGCACGAGGGCGGCTACCTGTACCTGGCCACCCCGGCCGGCGAAGCGGCGCTGCGCGACAACCACGCGCTGCAGCGCGCCCATGGGGTGGACGTGGCGCTGCTCACGCCCGAGCAGCTCCGGCAGCGCTTCGGGTGGTTGAGTACCGATGGCCTGGCGCAGGGTTCGCTGGGGTTGTCGGGCGAAGGCTGGTTCGACGGCTACAGCCTGCTGCAGGCCTTTCGCGCTCAGGCGCGGGCGCAGGGCGCGCGCTACGTGCAGGCCGAGGCGTTGGGGTTTGATAGCAAAAACAACGGCCAGCGCACGACCATTCAGCGCGTGCAGCTATCGAATCAAGAGCATCTGGATGCGGACATCGTGGTCAACGCCGCTGGTCCGTGGGCGCGCCACGTGGCCGCATGGGCCGGTATTGATCTGCCCGTGGCGGCGCGGCGGCGCACGGTGTTTCACGTCAGTTGCCCGAAGCCGCTGCCCACCTGCCCACTGCTGATCGACCCGTCGGGCATCTGGCTGCGGCCCGAAGGCAGTGGCTTTCTTATCGGCCTTGCGCCGCCAGAGGGCGAAGATGCGGACGATCTGCCGCTGGACCAGCCCGACTTGGCCGCGTTTGAAGCCATCGTCTGGCCCACGCTGGCCGCGCGCATCCCCGCCTTCGAGGCGCTGCGCCTGCAGCGCGCCTGGGCGGGTTACTACGAGATGAACACGTTCGACCACAACGCCATCGTCGGCCTGCACCCCACCTGCGCCAACCTGGTGTTTGCCAACGGCTTTTCTGGCCACGGGCTGCAGCAGGCGCCGGCTGTCGGGCGGGGCGTGGCTGAGTTGATTGCCACCGGCGGCTACCAGACGCTGGATCTGTCGCCGCTGGGCTGGGCGCGTGTGCTGCAAGGCCAGCCGCTGCTGGAGCGCAACGTGATCTGA